The sequence GTTACCGGTGTATTTCTCGAAAAGCGACAGGGCAAACCGACCCAGGTCGATAATCCTCAGCCAGCCGTTACCCACCGTACAGGGAGTCAGCAGCTGGACGGCATCCGGAAGACACTTGCGAGTCTCACATATGGCATCGAAATACTCCCCCTGTGGGAGGTTTCGGCAAGCCAGGTCCACCATGAACCCGCTCAGGGCCATTCCCGGTGCAACATGTCCGTGGAAGGCTTTTACCATCTCGATGTACTCATCATAAGTGTGACCGCAAATGGTGATTTCGGGAGAGGCAACGTTCTTCATGTGCGTTTCGTGACCTCCGCTCCTGCTGCTATGTCGCCCATATTGGCGAAGAACCCTTATGAAACTCGAATATCCTTGCTGACGAAGCCTATCTGAGTCGGTGCTTACAGTCTATGACCGGAGCCTGAGGATGTCAAGGGCAGTGACGAACTCAATACGTCGAGGTGCACCCGTTGACAGCCGTCACGTTGTGCGATAGGAGTTGCACCCCTCGGTTCCATTCAGGATTGTGGCTGCGTCGTCGAGACCACAGGTGGCGAGAGCAGGAGTTGGTACCCACCAGGGTAGTACTATATACAGTCTGGCCTTGACTTCACCGCCATCCGTTGCTACAATGCCCATACGTCCGTAGGTATCTACGTCCAGGAGGCATCCCATGAGCAGGAAGATGACAGTGGTGTTCCATGATGAGGACCTGTACACTGATTTGAAGGTGGAGGCGGCACGGCGTCACATAGCCGCGAGTGAGATAATTGCCGATGCCGTACGCGAGTGGCTGGAAAGCCGTGAAGACGCCGAATTGCTACCTGCTATTGAAACTGCCAGGACCGAATGGAAAGAGAAGGGTGGCCGTCCCTGGTCTGAAGTCGAGCAGGAGATGGAAGAGGCAGTGAGCCGGAGGGATAGAGGGGCAGAGGCGAAGCGTGTACAGGCTTGAAGTCTCGCCGGTTGCCGACCGCACTCTGGTTAGACTCAAAGACCGAATCAGAAGGCAGGACTTCGAGCGCATACGGAGCGCAGTTTGGAACCTGGCTGATGAGCCTCGCCCTCACGGGGTCAGGAAGATAATGGGGACAGAGAAGGCCTACCGCATCCGGGTGGGTAGTTACAGGGTAGTCTATGAAGTATACGATGATGACGGCCTTGTCCCGATTCTTCAGGTAGCGCGTCGGAGTGAGACAACCTACCGTCAACAGGCATAGACAATAGACTAAAGTCGAACACGTGTGAGGTGGCATAGAGTGCCAGCCAAACGCCACCAGGTTCAGAGTGCCTTCCAGGCAGACCTCTTCGGGGGTCAGTCTGCCCTTCGCACGCGGGTTATCGCCCGGCGCAAGGACTTCGACGAGCTCTTTGACGGGTTCGCCAGGATGCGCGCTATATCCTACGTCATTTCCCCCGAACTCCTCCTGGATTTCTTCGACCGGCGCGGCTATGACAAGCTTGAGGTAGTAGTTGGCGAAAACGTGACCGAGCCCTATAAGAAGGGACTGGAGCAGAAGGGCATCGAGGTGGTTGACCGGCTGGCCGAACTGGTGGAGCAGGGTGTCCTGCGTGTCCTTGTTCCCACCCGCAGCATTCACACCAAGCTCTACATCCTCGAGAGAGATGAACTCGTCAGGGTGATTCAGACCAGCGCCAACCTCACTGCCACCGCACAGGAAGCCAGGCGGCAGACCAACTACGCCTGGTATCTGGATGTTCCGCCGGAACACCCGTTTCTTGACCAACTGATGCAGGACTACGAGTTTCACCTTCGCGGCTGCTCGCTCTTCATGGGGGACCTGATGGAACTAATGAAGCAGAGGCTGGATACGGACAGGAAACAGGTGATAGAAGCCTGGCTCAAGGGTGGCACCGTTGAAGAGCAGGACGTTGATATCAGGGGCATTTTTCACGAGCTTTCCGCGAGTCTGACCGAGGCTGTGGATTCGAAGGAAGAACGCGTAACCGTACTGCAGTTGCCTGAATTCGAGTTGGCGAGGACGAAGATCGAACGGCGTTTGGCACCGCTCAAGCCGATTCTTGCCGGGCAGAATCAGATGCACGTGAAAGGTTCGGCTTTCATACGCTATGTATATGAAACGCATCGTGTGCCGCTGCTTATTCTCTCCCGCGAGCGTAAGGAGCTGCTGTTGGGCCTGGACACTCCGATGACGGTTCTCACACGGGCACCTTCAGACCGTGATGCGGTGAACCGGGGATTGAAGCTGATAGAGGACTATCTTGCCACAGTCGATTCCGGGGAGTCAGCCAATCCTCTGTCCGCTAAAGCAGGCATGTTTGAAGCCCTGCTATACATGTTTTTCACTCCCTTCGCCAACGAGTACATGAGGGCCAAGCGGGCGAGGTACGGCTTGATAGACACCAGAGGGCCGCGCTTTCTATACCTCTACGGCCCCTCTCAGAATGGCAAGACCACCTTCCTGCGGTTCGCCTTGAAGCTAATCACCGGCAGGATCATCGAACCGCTGTCCCGTCAGGACTTCACCAAGACCAGAATCAACAGCGCGGTGCTTACGGAGACTGCGTTCCCTCTGGTCTTCGACGATGTTGACCCCTCTCGAACGCCGGGTATCGAAGACGTGTTCAAGTCGTACTGGGAACGTTGGTGGCGGGACCAGTACGTGTCTCCGCAGATAGTGATTGCCTCCAATACACCCCGGCTCAAGGAGTGGGCGAAGTCGCGTGTTAAACGAATCGACTTCGATGTTCACTTCGCCCCAACCGAGACTGACAAGGAAAGACTAGCGAGCCTGTTTTCGCAGGATAGCCTCGTATTTCGATGGTTTTCCCACATCTATCTCAGCCGCCTCGACGATAATGAGTTGCCCGGCGACGACGAACTCAGGCTGGCGAGGACGGTTATCAAGGAGTTGTACCAATTTGCAGGCCGACCTTTGCCAGACTTCTTTCCCTCCGTGCCAATAGAGAGGCTCTATGACCCTGGGCGGAGGGACTGGCGTGACCTCATCTACGTTCTGCACAAGGCCGTGGTGGAAGAGCAGGGGAACCGGAAGCTGGTAACCTTCTCCAAAGACATGCAGCACTGGGAGATCAACGACTACCAGGGATACCTTCCCCAGACCATCAAGTACCAGCGCAAGGGTAACACCATCGTCATAGAGAACCCTGGTGAGTTCGACAGGTGGCTTGGGCAAGCCCCCCGGGCTCCTGGTCTGTTGGCCCGCCTTTTAAAGAAGTCCTCATAGTGGGGACAATGGGGTGTAGCTCCGCCATCTCAGCCGTCTCCCTCCGCTTTTCGTTTGAGTACGCGCGGCTGCACGTTTCGTCATCTTGTTTGGGTCTCTCAATGTGGGCATATTAACAGTGGTGACTGTTCTGGCATCGGTAGTTAACGGGTACTTAGTAGCCAGGTTTACTAAAATGAAGACAGGATGAGGGCTATTGTTAACGTGGTGTGATGCAAGTACCCTCAGCGACTTTAATAGAAAGATGGTCTATACTGCCTCAGTATTCAAAGACATTGCACATGAGGAGACAGCCAGTAATGGCTAGCCGCACAGGCTCTCTCCGGTGGCAATCAGCATCGGTTGTACTGGAGTGCCACTAATGTACCGGACGAGTACGACACCTCGTTGACAACAGGCAGGCACCACCTGTAAACTGGGACGGTAATGTCAGTGAACTCCATGACCATGAGATGCCTGCTAGCCACGCTTACCATGGCGGTGACACTCAGCCTCGTTGCCTGCGGCTCCGGCCAGAAGCCGGCCACTACTACCGGGGAAGAAAGCGCCTTCGCCGACGCGAATCTTGAAGCCGCGGTCAGGCAGGCTATCGGTAAGCCGACCGGTCAGATTCAACCTTCGGACCTGGAAGCGCTCGACATACTCCCTGCCGCTAACGGCGCTATTTCCGACCTCACCGGCCTGGAGCAGTGCCGGAATCTGAACCGCCTGATTCTCAGCGGCAACATTATTGATGACATCTCTCCCCTGGCTTCACTGGCGAGTCTCACTGAACTCCGGCTGGACGGTAACGTGCTACTGGCTGATATCTCACCACTGGCTGGCCTGAGCAGTCTGACCATCCTGTTTATCAATGATAATATGATAACCGATGTTTCACCCCTGGCCTCGTTGACCAACCTTACCGAGCTCTGGCTGGGAGGCAACCCGGTGGTAGACCTCTCCCCACTGTCCTCCCTGGCCAGCCTCAAGGTGCTCAGGTTGAACAACGCTCAGAGCGCCGACCTCTCGGACCTGGCCTCGCTCAGTAACCTCACCGACCTCAGGCTGGACGGCAGCGGCATCAGTGACCTCTCCCCGCTGGCTTCGCTGAATAACCTCAGGTGGCTATTCCTCAACCGGAACCAGATAAGCGACATATCGCCGCTGGCTTCGCTCGGCAACCTCACCTGGCTGTACCTCAGCAACAACCAGGTGAGTGATATCTCACCCCTGGAGTCGCTTGCCAACCTCATCTGGCTCCACCTGGACGGTAACCAGGTTGAGGATGTATCACGGCTATCCTCCCTCACCGGCCTGACCGAGCTTGTCATTGAGCGCAACCCGATAAAGGACGTCTCGCCACTGACATCCCTGACCAACGCGGACATACGCTGGGTAATCTCGCTTCCTGACGCCAACCTTGAGACGGCAATCAGGGAGCTTGTCTACAAGCCCGCAGGCCCTCTCTATATCCGGGACCTGGCTACGCTTTCTTCAATGACACTGTCCGGAAGAGGTATATCCGACCTCACCGGCATCGAATACTGCGTCGGGCTGAAAAGTCTTGAAATGAATTATAACGATATCACCGATATCTCTCTGCTGGCTTCTCTCACCGACCTCACCGGCCTGTTCCTTGACCAGAACCAGATAAGCGATATCTCGGCGCTGGCCAACCTTATCAAACTCAGGCGTCTCTCCCTCATGGACAACCAGGTTACCGACATCAAACCGCTGGTCGATAATACCGGCCTCGACTCATGGGACACCATAGACCTTACCGGCAACCCGCTGGACAAAACATCACAGGATACCCACCTGGTAGCGCTACGCGAAAGAGGAATGACGATCTCCTGGGATGCCCCGGTCCCGTAGGGTATTAACACGGGAGAGTACCCCCGCATCCTGTGTCGGAATTCAAGACAGCTCGCACCCACGGACAGGCGGTTTCGCGACGGTATTTTAACCACTTCACCGGCGTACATCGACAATTCCCCTCACAATGTCTTAACATACCAGTAAGAGGAATCATTCCCGTACCCGGAGTAGCCAGAAGGTGGAAGATAGGATTACCATAGTTGATTATGGTGCCGGCAACCTGCGCAGCGTGGT is a genomic window of Dehalococcoidales bacterium containing:
- a CDS encoding leucine-rich repeat domain-containing protein, which produces MTMRCLLATLTMAVTLSLVACGSGQKPATTTGEESAFADANLEAAVRQAIGKPTGQIQPSDLEALDILPAANGAISDLTGLEQCRNLNRLILSGNIIDDISPLASLASLTELRLDGNVLLADISPLAGLSSLTILFINDNMITDVSPLASLTNLTELWLGGNPVVDLSPLSSLASLKVLRLNNAQSADLSDLASLSNLTDLRLDGSGISDLSPLASLNNLRWLFLNRNQISDISPLASLGNLTWLYLSNNQVSDISPLESLANLIWLHLDGNQVEDVSRLSSLTGLTELVIERNPIKDVSPLTSLTNADIRWVISLPDANLETAIRELVYKPAGPLYIRDLATLSSMTLSGRGISDLTGIEYCVGLKSLEMNYNDITDISLLASLTDLTGLFLDQNQISDISALANLIKLRRLSLMDNQVTDIKPLVDNTGLDSWDTIDLTGNPLDKTSQDTHLVALRERGMTISWDAPVP
- a CDS encoding type II toxin-antitoxin system RelE/ParE family toxin: MYRLEVSPVADRTLVRLKDRIRRQDFERIRSAVWNLADEPRPHGVRKIMGTEKAYRIRVGSYRVVYEVYDDDGLVPILQVARRSETTYRQQA